From a region of the Geothrix sp. 21YS21S-2 genome:
- a CDS encoding pyridoxamine 5'-phosphate oxidase family protein: protein MRAPARSSLLRATLAALLLVLPAGAGAPAKTPSREATLAAARELMTSCHYTALCTVAADGGPRVRTMNPFPPEADMSVWMATSDTTLKVQELRANPKVTLFYGDLTRMEGYVALRGKAVLVTDPAEIARRHRAYWDQAFPGGRNLVLIHVVPERLEVISYKHGLNNDPAAWTAPAVTFPAS, encoded by the coding sequence ATGCGCGCACCTGCCCGATCCTCCCTGCTCCGCGCCACCCTCGCGGCGCTCCTCCTGGTCCTGCCGGCCGGGGCCGGGGCGCCGGCCAAGACCCCATCCCGCGAGGCGACCCTGGCCGCCGCGCGCGAACTCATGACGTCCTGCCACTACACCGCCTTGTGCACGGTCGCCGCCGACGGCGGCCCCCGGGTGCGGACCATGAATCCCTTTCCCCCCGAGGCGGACATGTCCGTCTGGATGGCCACCAGCGACACGACCCTCAAGGTGCAGGAACTTCGCGCCAACCCCAAGGTGACGCTCTTCTACGGCGACCTGACCCGGATGGAAGGCTACGTCGCCCTGCGCGGCAAGGCGGTCCTGGTCACCGACCCGGCCGAGATCGCCAGGCGCCACCGCGCCTACTGGGACCAGGCCTTCCCGGGCGGCAGGAACCTGGTGCTGATCCACGTGGTGCCGGAACGGCTGGAGGTGATCTCCTACAAGCATGGGCTGAACAACGATCCCGCGGCCTGGACGGCGCCGGCGGTGACGTTCCCGGCCTCCTGA
- a CDS encoding ATP-binding protein, translating into MMRTPTRPENAPMLEDRRETPSWARTFGLPSLLAVAFVGVASLLIGRIQGEDGRRQRAAMEDGGKAVGQGLVRILSDDESYLEALAAEWSRDSLTDAAFQFRASRFVANHPELLNLTRVDAALTIRDAAPREPNAQILGLKLTLPEPLKAATAARESRRPKRTRPFTAIQGNPSLEIWVPVYRGDAFLGLIAGVVSVDRLLGVALPPSLARMLRFELRGDGGDLLAESSSIVSPRPGLRQKVDLPTPGLALYTESLAPDRVRAGTVLLLVLCIGLAAAIGWALWLTRRDVARRKTAGRKLLRMAQLYSALSQVNQAIIRSRSQDELLKRICKALVEFGQLRMAWIGRQDPEQRRVEIICEEGDADRYTELLDIRTDTSNWAEGPAGHAIKDGTYFIANDFLSTSANLPWHDAAAARGFRSAAAFPIRQGGAIWGVLMVYSSELNVFGEPEIGLLCEAAANVSFALDHIAGEAQRVRAEEALRVNEERLRNALEGASDGIWDVDMISGQVYLSPRGCQILGYQEEELPQIARVWNELVHPEDLPETNLALSNYLGGKRDLFQVEQRLRTKDGAWKWVLARGKVTRRDGLGHPLRMTGTHTDLTERKEMEAEHRRMELELQHAQKLDSLGALAGGVAHDMNNVLTAILSLAETLRFSFPEAGAQALATIIQATERGKGLVKSLTDFSRKDLPDARPLDLNELVRQEEAILLRTLRQKVQIQVVLEDGLPRILGEAGMLGSAIMNLCINARDAMPEGGTITLRTHRSPDGVELAVEDTGRGMAPEVLARATEPFFTTKPAGKGTGLGLAMVYSTLKAHGGNLAIWSVPGKGTRVVLRFPPAPEAALGGPAPLPPGGASTRASRKLLLVDDDELIQSSVPAALSNQGHVVHSATTGSHALELLAGGLKVDLVILDYNMPGMNGAETLDRIMGLDRGIPVIIATGFVDAELSAALARWPKVLSLPKPFTSEALQRAIDVLT; encoded by the coding sequence ATGATGCGAACCCCCACGCGCCCCGAAAACGCCCCGATGCTCGAGGACCGCCGGGAGACCCCGTCCTGGGCGCGGACCTTCGGGCTGCCATCCCTTCTGGCGGTGGCCTTCGTCGGGGTGGCGAGCCTCCTGATCGGGCGGATCCAGGGGGAGGATGGGCGCCGCCAGCGGGCCGCGATGGAGGACGGCGGGAAGGCGGTGGGCCAGGGCCTCGTGCGGATCCTGTCGGACGACGAGAGCTACCTGGAGGCGCTGGCGGCGGAGTGGTCCAGGGATTCCCTGACAGACGCGGCCTTCCAGTTCCGCGCCAGCCGCTTCGTGGCCAACCATCCCGAGCTCCTCAACCTGACCCGCGTGGACGCGGCCCTCACCATCCGGGACGCGGCCCCGCGGGAGCCCAATGCCCAGATCCTGGGCCTGAAGCTGACCCTGCCCGAACCCTTGAAGGCCGCCACGGCCGCCCGGGAGAGCAGGCGGCCGAAGCGCACCCGCCCCTTCACGGCCATCCAGGGGAACCCGTCCCTGGAGATCTGGGTGCCGGTCTATCGCGGGGACGCCTTTCTCGGTCTCATCGCCGGGGTCGTCTCCGTGGATCGGCTCCTGGGGGTGGCCCTGCCTCCGTCGCTGGCGCGGATGCTGCGCTTCGAGCTGCGGGGGGACGGGGGCGACCTCCTGGCGGAATCCAGTTCCATCGTGTCGCCCCGCCCGGGGCTCCGCCAGAAGGTGGACCTGCCCACGCCCGGCCTTGCGCTGTACACGGAAAGCCTGGCGCCGGACCGCGTCCGGGCCGGCACGGTGCTGCTCCTGGTCCTCTGCATCGGTCTCGCGGCCGCCATCGGCTGGGCCCTCTGGCTGACCCGCCGGGACGTGGCGCGGCGGAAGACCGCGGGCCGCAAGCTGCTGCGCATGGCCCAGCTCTACTCGGCGCTCAGCCAGGTGAACCAGGCCATCATCCGGTCGCGGTCCCAGGATGAGCTCCTGAAGCGCATCTGCAAGGCGCTGGTGGAATTCGGCCAGCTCAGGATGGCCTGGATCGGCCGCCAGGACCCGGAGCAGCGGAGGGTGGAGATCATCTGCGAGGAGGGGGATGCGGACCGCTACACCGAGTTGCTGGATATCCGCACGGACACCTCCAACTGGGCGGAAGGGCCGGCGGGCCATGCCATCAAGGATGGAACCTACTTCATCGCCAATGATTTTCTGAGCACCTCGGCGAATCTGCCCTGGCATGACGCGGCGGCCGCCCGGGGGTTCCGGTCCGCGGCGGCCTTCCCCATCCGGCAGGGCGGGGCCATCTGGGGCGTCCTCATGGTCTATTCCTCCGAACTCAACGTCTTCGGAGAGCCTGAGATCGGCCTGCTGTGCGAAGCCGCCGCCAACGTCTCCTTCGCCCTGGACCACATCGCGGGCGAGGCCCAGCGGGTGCGGGCGGAGGAGGCGCTCCGGGTGAACGAGGAGCGTCTCCGGAATGCCCTGGAAGGCGCCAGCGACGGCATCTGGGACGTGGACATGATCTCGGGGCAGGTCTACCTCAGCCCCCGGGGCTGCCAGATCCTCGGGTACCAGGAGGAGGAACTGCCCCAAATCGCCCGCGTCTGGAACGAGCTCGTGCATCCGGAGGACCTGCCCGAAACCAACCTGGCCCTCTCCAACTACCTGGGCGGGAAGCGGGACCTCTTCCAGGTGGAACAGCGCCTCCGGACGAAGGACGGCGCGTGGAAATGGGTCCTGGCCCGGGGCAAGGTGACCCGGAGGGACGGGCTGGGGCACCCCCTGCGCATGACCGGCACGCATACCGACCTGACCGAGCGCAAGGAGATGGAAGCGGAACACCGCCGAATGGAACTGGAGCTGCAGCATGCCCAGAAGCTCGACAGCCTGGGCGCCCTGGCGGGGGGCGTCGCCCACGACATGAACAACGTGCTGACCGCCATCCTCAGCCTCGCCGAAACCCTCCGGTTCTCCTTCCCCGAGGCCGGCGCCCAGGCCCTGGCCACGATCATCCAGGCCACGGAACGGGGCAAGGGCCTCGTGAAGAGCCTCACGGATTTCTCGCGGAAGGACCTGCCCGACGCCCGGCCCCTGGACCTGAACGAGCTGGTTCGCCAGGAGGAGGCCATCCTCCTTCGGACCCTGCGCCAGAAAGTGCAGATCCAGGTGGTCCTGGAGGACGGACTGCCCCGGATCCTCGGCGAGGCCGGGATGCTGGGCAGCGCGATCATGAACCTCTGTATCAATGCCAGGGACGCCATGCCCGAGGGGGGGACCATCACCCTGCGCACCCACCGGTCGCCGGACGGCGTCGAGCTGGCCGTGGAGGACACGGGCAGGGGCATGGCGCCCGAGGTCCTGGCCCGGGCCACCGAACCCTTCTTCACCACCAAGCCGGCTGGCAAGGGCACGGGGCTGGGCCTGGCCATGGTCTACAGCACGCTCAAGGCCCACGGCGGCAACCTGGCGATCTGGAGCGTCCCTGGAAAGGGGACCCGGGTCGTCCTCAGATTTCCTCCGGCCCCTGAGGCGGCCCTGGGGGGCCCTGCGCCCCTTCCGCCGGGTGGAGCCTCGACGCGGGCCTCCCGGAAGCTGCTCCTGGTGGACGATGACGAACTCATCCAGTCCTCCGTGCCCGCAGCCCTGTCGAACCAGGGCCATGTGGTCCATTCGGCCACGACGGGCAGCCACGCCCTGGAGCTCCTCGCGGGCGGGCTGAAGGTGGACCTGGTGATCCTGGACTACAACATGCCGGGCATGAACGGCGCCGAGACGCTGGACCGGATCATGGGCCTGGATCGGGGGATTCCGGTGATCATCGCCACCGGTTTCGTGGATGCGGAGTTGTCCGCGGCCCTGGCGCGCTGGCCGAAGGTGCTGAGCCTTCCCAAGCCCTTCACCTCCGAAGCCCTCCAGCGGGCCATCGACGTCCTGACCTGA
- a CDS encoding PepSY domain-containing protein, producing MLRRILVKLHRWFGLGAAAFLFLAGITGAVISWDHELDARLNPGMFRARTAGAPKPVAELIARVESADPRVRVTFAPLEIEPGHTLMVSVAPRIDPGTGKAFEPGYNQVALDPSTGEIQGRREWGRASLSRENLLPFLYKLHYSMHLPKKGGIELGVWLMGLVALAWVADSFIALTISFPAAAAWARSLRFRWREGGFRLVFDLHRSGGVWVWPLVLMLAVTSVGMNLNREVMRPVVSWFSDLSPSPFANRPMAGPARPVEPRIPMAQVLDLARAEARNRGWTAPAGGVFLSTEFGVWGVGFFERDRSHGDGGLGNPWLYFDSRTGEAAGSDVPGTGSAGDLFMQAMFPLHSGRLLGTPGRILMSMMGLAIAMFSATGVMIWARRLRGRRSLST from the coding sequence GTGCTCCGTCGAATTCTCGTGAAGCTTCACCGCTGGTTCGGACTGGGCGCGGCGGCCTTCCTCTTCCTCGCCGGGATCACCGGCGCGGTGATCTCCTGGGACCACGAGCTGGACGCCCGGCTCAATCCGGGCATGTTCAGGGCGCGGACGGCCGGAGCCCCGAAGCCCGTGGCCGAACTCATCGCGCGGGTCGAGTCGGCCGACCCCCGCGTCCGGGTCACCTTCGCCCCGCTGGAGATCGAACCCGGCCACACGCTCATGGTTTCCGTGGCACCCCGCATCGATCCGGGCACCGGCAAAGCCTTCGAGCCCGGCTACAACCAGGTGGCCCTGGACCCCTCCACGGGCGAGATCCAGGGAAGGCGGGAATGGGGCCGGGCCTCCCTGTCCAGGGAGAACCTCCTGCCCTTCCTGTACAAGCTGCACTACAGCATGCACCTGCCGAAGAAGGGCGGGATCGAGCTGGGGGTGTGGTTGATGGGTCTCGTCGCGCTGGCGTGGGTGGCCGACAGTTTCATCGCGCTCACGATCTCGTTTCCCGCAGCGGCGGCCTGGGCCCGGTCCCTGAGGTTCCGGTGGCGGGAGGGCGGGTTCCGCCTGGTCTTCGACCTGCACCGGTCCGGAGGCGTGTGGGTGTGGCCCCTGGTGCTGATGCTGGCCGTCACCTCCGTGGGGATGAACCTGAACCGGGAGGTCATGCGCCCCGTGGTCTCCTGGTTCTCGGACCTCAGCCCTTCGCCCTTCGCGAACCGCCCCATGGCGGGTCCGGCCCGGCCCGTGGAACCCCGGATCCCCATGGCCCAGGTCCTCGATCTGGCCCGGGCCGAGGCCCGGAACCGGGGGTGGACGGCCCCGGCCGGGGGCGTGTTCCTGTCCACGGAATTCGGCGTATGGGGCGTGGGCTTCTTCGAGCGGGACCGCAGCCACGGCGACGGCGGCCTCGGCAATCCCTGGCTCTACTTCGATTCCCGGACCGGGGAAGCCGCGGGTTCGGACGTTCCCGGCACGGGAAGCGCCGGGGACCTGTTCATGCAGGCCATGTTCCCGCTTCATTCCGGGCGCCTCCTGGGAACGCCGGGGCGGATCCTCATGTCCATGATGGGACTGGCGATCGCGATGTTCAGCGCCACGGGCGTGATGATCTGGGCGCGCAGGCTGCGGGGACGCAGGAGCCTGTCCACGTAA